In the Flavisolibacter tropicus genome, one interval contains:
- a CDS encoding hotdog fold thioesterase — MAIWFQTSSIEKLKERHKDTLINHLDIQLTEIGEDYLCGEMPVDHRTVQPMGILHGGASVALAETLGSVAANLVVDRSKKACVGLEINANHLKSVRSGKVIGTARPIHIGSSTQVWSIEIRNEAGQLTCISRITMAVLDLK, encoded by the coding sequence ATGGCTATCTGGTTTCAAACAAGCTCAATTGAAAAGCTTAAAGAGCGGCATAAGGATACCTTGATTAATCATTTAGATATTCAGTTAACTGAAATTGGTGAAGATTATCTCTGTGGTGAAATGCCGGTAGATCATCGTACGGTACAACCCATGGGTATTCTACATGGCGGTGCATCAGTAGCACTGGCAGAAACACTGGGAAGCGTGGCTGCCAACCTGGTAGTGGATCGCTCAAAGAAAGCCTGCGTAGGATTAGAGATCAATGCCAATCACTTAAAATCCGTGCGCAGTGGTAAAGTCATTGGTACGGCACGCCCTATACACATTGGTTCTTCCACACAAGTTTGGTCAATTGAGATCCGCAACGAAGCAGGCCAGCTTACCTGCATCAGCCGCATTACCATGGCAGTATTGGATCTGAAATGA
- a CDS encoding M16 family metallopeptidase, giving the protein MVNYERFVLPNGLRVLVHQDTSTPMAVFNVMYDVGAKDEDPNKTGFAHLFEHLMFGGSINVPEYDEPLQMAGGENNAYTTNDLTNYYIQLPTENLETAFWLESDRMLSLAFGEKSLDVQRKVVSEEFKEHYLNKPYGDVWLKMRPLAYQTHPYQWMTIGKELSHIENAQLQDVKDFFFKHYRPVNAILVVAGNVTVERVRELAEKWFGPIESGERYNRNLPVEPPQTVGRKLEVHADVPLDALYKCWHIYSRLDPRYYAADLITEVLSGGGSSRLYQALVKEKQLFSNIECYHSGTVDAGLLTIEGKLVKGVKMEDAEKAIEEELQKMRTEKISEAELQKVKNKTESMIAFEDMSVMNRANSLAFYELLGDASLMNTELDRYNKVTADDILKESNAIFNENNCSTLYYLSKN; this is encoded by the coding sequence ATGGTAAATTATGAACGATTTGTATTGCCCAATGGCCTGCGGGTATTGGTGCATCAAGATACCTCAACACCCATGGCCGTATTTAATGTGATGTATGATGTAGGTGCAAAAGATGAAGACCCCAATAAAACCGGTTTTGCCCACTTGTTTGAGCACCTAATGTTTGGTGGCTCTATCAATGTGCCCGAGTACGACGAGCCCTTACAGATGGCCGGCGGCGAGAACAATGCCTACACGACCAACGACCTGACCAACTATTATATTCAATTGCCTACCGAGAATCTGGAAACGGCTTTTTGGTTAGAGAGCGACCGCATGCTATCGCTTGCATTTGGAGAAAAGAGCCTGGACGTACAGCGCAAAGTGGTGAGTGAAGAGTTTAAAGAGCATTACCTCAATAAACCTTACGGTGATGTATGGCTAAAAATGCGCCCACTGGCCTATCAAACACATCCCTACCAGTGGATGACCATTGGTAAAGAGTTGTCGCATATTGAAAACGCACAACTGCAGGATGTAAAAGACTTTTTCTTTAAACACTACCGTCCTGTCAATGCCATACTGGTAGTAGCGGGCAACGTAACTGTAGAACGCGTACGCGAGCTGGCAGAGAAGTGGTTTGGTCCTATTGAAAGCGGTGAGCGCTATAACCGCAACCTGCCTGTAGAACCGCCACAAACGGTAGGCCGCAAACTGGAAGTACATGCCGATGTACCGCTGGATGCCTTATACAAATGCTGGCATATTTACTCACGTCTTGACCCACGCTATTATGCAGCCGACCTGATCACCGAAGTATTGAGTGGTGGTGGCTCTTCGCGTTTGTACCAGGCACTGGTAAAAGAAAAGCAACTGTTTTCTAATATTGAGTGCTATCACTCAGGTACAGTAGATGCTGGTTTATTAACCATTGAAGGTAAACTGGTAAAAGGCGTAAAGATGGAAGATGCCGAGAAAGCAATTGAGGAAGAACTACAAAAGATGCGCACTGAAAAGATCTCTGAGGCCGAATTGCAAAAGGTAAAAAACAAAACCGAAAGCATGATCGCATTTGAAGATATGAGTGTTATGAACCGCGCCAACAGCTTAGCGTTTTATGAACTATTGGGCGATGCATCGCTGATGAATACAGAATTGGATCGCTACAATAAAGTAACGGCCGATGATATCTTAAAAGAGAGCAACGCCATCTTCAACGAAAATAATTGCAGCACCCTTTATTACTTATCTAAGAACTAG
- a CDS encoding DUF1569 domain-containing protein: protein MTNIFQVTGIATFINRIEKLTPESQPQWGKMSVSQMLAHCNVTYEMIYDNKHPKPNAFTRFLLKAFVKSTVVGGKPYKRNLHTATAFIIKDEKQFEAEKSRLINYIAQTQQLGEAHFDGKESLSFGKLTKTEWNTMMSKHLDHHLTQFGV from the coding sequence ATGACCAATATCTTTCAAGTAACAGGTATCGCCACCTTCATTAACCGCATTGAAAAGCTGACACCAGAAAGCCAGCCGCAGTGGGGTAAGATGTCTGTTTCACAAATGCTGGCACACTGCAACGTTACCTATGAAATGATTTATGATAACAAGCACCCCAAACCCAATGCCTTTACCCGATTCCTGTTGAAGGCCTTTGTAAAGAGTACGGTCGTTGGCGGAAAGCCCTACAAGCGTAACCTGCACACTGCAACGGCTTTTATAATTAAGGATGAAAAGCAATTTGAAGCAGAGAAAAGCCGTCTTATCAACTATATTGCTCAAACTCAACAATTAGGAGAAGCCCACTTTGATGGCAAGGAGTCGCTTTCATTTGGAAAGCTTACTAAAACTGAATGGAATACCATGATGAGTAAACACCTCGATCACCATCTAACACAGTTCGGTGTATAA
- a CDS encoding class IV adenylate cyclase, whose amino-acid sequence MPKATMPLLYSMHINFEFKARTTRLLELEERLQTHQPLFKGLDHQIDTYFNVLHGRMKLREGAIENALIHYQRQNVAGAKQSDVLLYEHQPQPSLKHVLTAALGVKVVVDKQRKIYFIDNVKFHFDEVKELGTFVEVEAIDSDGSIGIEKLQEQCRYYGQLFELTENDYVAESYSDLLMNKLA is encoded by the coding sequence ATGCCGAAAGCTACAATGCCGTTACTTTACAGCATGCACATCAATTTTGAGTTTAAAGCACGTACCACGAGGCTACTGGAGTTAGAAGAGCGTTTGCAAACCCATCAACCCCTGTTTAAAGGATTGGACCATCAAATCGATACCTATTTCAATGTACTTCATGGCCGTATGAAACTGCGTGAGGGCGCTATTGAAAATGCACTCATTCATTATCAGCGTCAGAACGTAGCTGGAGCTAAACAATCGGATGTTTTGTTGTATGAACACCAACCACAGCCATCATTAAAGCATGTACTTACGGCAGCACTGGGCGTGAAAGTAGTGGTAGACAAACAACGTAAGATCTATTTTATCGACAACGTTAAGTTTCATTTTGATGAAGTAAAAGAACTGGGCACATTCGTAGAGGTAGAAGCTATTGATAGTGATGGCAGCATTGGTATAGAAAAGCTGCAAGAGCAGTGCCGCTACTACGGACAGCTATTTGAATTAACGGAGAATGATTATGTAGCTGAGTCTTACAGCGACCTGTTGATGAATAAGCTGGCATAA
- a CDS encoding flavodoxin family protein, with protein sequence MQKGIISIIYHSNHGHTEQAAHMLAAALESPHTVVHLIHVSNVKQNWSTLHGSDTIVFGCPTYFGNVSAGFKAFMETTGSFWYKQLWKNKWAAGFTVSSTIGGDKLNTLQSLALFAAQHSMHWISLGVLPRYINDEQTDGQNRLASYMGLMIQSDNSQQRVDAIHPGDLLTIELFAQRLMEVTLQSKNSLLQLDSATSL encoded by the coding sequence ATGCAAAAAGGAATTATCTCTATTATTTATCACAGTAACCACGGCCATACTGAGCAAGCCGCCCACATGCTAGCTGCTGCTTTGGAATCGCCCCATACTGTGGTGCATTTGATTCATGTATCCAATGTCAAACAGAACTGGAGCACACTACACGGATCTGATACCATCGTTTTTGGTTGCCCCACCTATTTTGGAAACGTATCTGCTGGCTTTAAAGCGTTCATGGAAACCACAGGAAGTTTTTGGTACAAGCAACTATGGAAAAACAAATGGGCCGCTGGCTTTACCGTGTCTTCTACTATTGGTGGTGATAAGTTAAACACCTTGCAGTCGCTTGCCTTATTTGCAGCGCAGCATAGCATGCATTGGATAAGCCTTGGTGTGCTGCCCCGTTATATCAACGATGAGCAGACCGACGGACAAAACAGATTAGCCAGTTACATGGGATTAATGATTCAATCTGACAACAGTCAGCAACGCGTAGATGCCATACATCCGGGCGACTTGCTCACTATTGAGCTGTTTGCGCAACGTCTGATGGAGGTTACGCTTCAATCCAAAAACAGCTTGCTACAACTCGATTCTGCAACCAGTCTTTAA
- a CDS encoding pyridoxal phosphate-dependent decarboxylase family protein has translation MNTQLQQDLDNLSEILNAAKEQSLAYLGDIHKRPTTINQVPSLNNPTLPSQGQGALHTIQEFENRFQSLMVASSGPRYWGFVTGGSTPAAIMGDWLTSVYDQNTQSTKGQGDLSALIESETINLLLQLFQLPATYLGGFVTGATMSNFTCLAVARQWAGKQKGIDIAKEGVTSGIKILSATPHSSAIKSLAMLGLGSNHCLPVKVVNGNREAMDIQDLEEKLRAYNGEPCIVISSGGTVNTVDFDDMQAIAALKKKYNFWWHVDAAFGAFAACSPDYQHLLSGWDAADSITVDGHKWLNVPYDSAIFLIQEKHRHLQVETFQNSNAPYLGDPLENFTYLNFLPENSRRLRALPAWFTLMAYGKDGYQQIVENSINLSRQLGKRIESSELFELLAPVRLNTVCFTLGRSKDQPETVKAFLTELNSRGKVFMTPTVYKGVSGIRAALVNWRTTSEDINLVWAEMEAAYLSVKAN, from the coding sequence ATGAACACGCAACTGCAACAGGATTTAGACAATCTTTCGGAAATATTGAATGCTGCAAAAGAGCAAAGCCTTGCCTATTTAGGCGATATCCATAAAAGGCCAACGACAATCAACCAGGTGCCTTCTCTAAATAACCCGACGTTACCATCCCAAGGGCAGGGTGCGTTACATACTATCCAGGAGTTTGAAAACCGATTCCAATCTTTGATGGTTGCCTCCTCTGGACCCCGCTATTGGGGTTTTGTGACAGGTGGCTCTACTCCCGCTGCTATCATGGGCGACTGGCTGACCAGTGTTTATGATCAAAACACACAAAGTACCAAGGGACAAGGAGATCTTTCAGCTCTTATTGAATCAGAAACCATCAACCTGCTATTGCAACTATTTCAATTGCCAGCAACCTATTTAGGTGGCTTTGTTACAGGCGCTACGATGTCCAATTTTACTTGCCTAGCAGTGGCACGTCAATGGGCTGGTAAGCAAAAGGGAATAGATATTGCCAAAGAAGGCGTCACTTCCGGTATAAAGATTCTATCGGCAACACCGCATTCGTCAGCCATTAAATCGCTGGCTATGCTAGGCTTGGGTAGTAATCACTGCCTACCGGTTAAGGTAGTTAATGGCAACCGGGAAGCTATGGATATTCAAGACCTGGAAGAAAAGCTACGGGCATACAATGGCGAACCCTGTATTGTTATTTCCAGTGGTGGCACTGTTAATACGGTAGACTTTGACGATATGCAGGCGATAGCGGCGCTTAAAAAGAAATATAATTTCTGGTGGCATGTGGATGCGGCCTTTGGGGCTTTTGCCGCTTGCTCACCTGATTACCAACACTTACTCTCTGGTTGGGATGCTGCCGACAGTATTACAGTAGATGGTCACAAATGGTTAAATGTACCCTATGACAGTGCTATTTTTTTAATACAGGAAAAACACCGCCACCTGCAGGTAGAGACGTTTCAAAATTCTAATGCACCCTACTTAGGTGACCCTTTAGAGAACTTTACATACCTGAACTTTCTGCCTGAAAATTCCAGACGCCTGCGAGCATTGCCTGCGTGGTTTACACTAATGGCTTATGGCAAAGATGGCTATCAACAAATCGTAGAGAACAGTATTAACCTGTCGCGCCAGTTAGGGAAAAGGATAGAAAGCAGTGAGCTATTTGAACTATTAGCACCCGTGCGTTTAAACACGGTTTGCTTTACACTAGGCCGCTCTAAGGACCAACCAGAAACCGTAAAAGCATTTCTTACAGAACTGAATAGTCGCGGCAAAGTATTTATGACGCCCACTGTTTACAAAGGTGTTAGCGGTATACGTGCCGCCTTGGTAAACTGGCGTACAACAAGTGAAGACATAAACTTGGTATGGGCAGAAATGGAAGCCGCTTATCTAAGTGTTAAGGCTAATTGA
- a CDS encoding aspartyl protease family protein: protein MRKTSLALLLALLQLFASAQEEFVTPSRFLTRLPFEQLTGGVILMRGCFSTFPDTLNFILDTGSGGISLDSTTTAYFGLKPTPSDKTIRGIGGIRQVSFLNNHQLRLPDLTIDSLNFHINDYELLSSVYGERIDGIIGYSVLSRYILKINFDSSYLEFWTQGAIKYPRGGYMLKPFITTLPVQAARVKDERTIYSRFLYDMGAGLNMMLSTDFIKDSSLLQRKRKYYTKQAEGLGGKIDMQMTVIKEVKLGPYRFRNVPIYVFDDENNITSYPYLGGLIGNDLLRRFNIILNYSRRDFYLVPNKHYAEPFDYSYSGIELYDINGEVVIGDVAKGSPAEAAGLHEGDIVVAIDKSFNQSLGQMKIALQQEGKLIRMIIRRGAELIQKDFKIKSMKH, encoded by the coding sequence ATGAGGAAAACAAGTCTAGCTCTTTTGCTTGCCTTATTACAGCTGTTTGCATCGGCGCAGGAAGAGTTTGTGACCCCCTCCCGCTTTTTGACCCGTCTGCCATTTGAACAACTGACCGGTGGTGTAATTTTGATGCGGGGCTGTTTCAGCACCTTTCCCGATACCCTCAATTTTATTTTAGATACGGGTAGTGGCGGCATTTCGCTAGACTCCACCACAACGGCTTATTTTGGCCTAAAACCTACTCCCTCCGATAAAACCATTCGTGGTATTGGAGGTATCCGGCAGGTTAGCTTTTTGAACAACCATCAGCTGCGCTTACCCGATCTGACCATTGACAGCCTGAACTTCCATATAAATGATTATGAACTATTAAGCAGTGTTTATGGAGAGCGGATCGATGGTATTATTGGCTACTCAGTGCTAAGCCGCTATATTCTAAAAATCAATTTCGATAGCTCTTACCTGGAATTCTGGACACAGGGCGCCATAAAATACCCCCGTGGTGGCTACATGCTCAAACCTTTTATTACAACACTACCGGTACAAGCCGCTCGCGTAAAGGACGAGCGCACCATCTACTCTCGTTTTTTATACGATATGGGTGCCGGGCTCAATATGATGCTCTCCACCGATTTTATCAAAGACAGCTCCCTGCTGCAACGTAAACGGAAGTACTATACCAAACAGGCTGAAGGTTTAGGAGGCAAGATCGACATGCAAATGACCGTTATTAAAGAGGTCAAGCTGGGGCCTTACCGGTTTCGTAACGTGCCCATTTATGTGTTTGATGATGAAAACAATATTACCTCCTACCCCTACCTGGGTGGGTTAATTGGCAACGACCTGCTCCGCCGCTTTAATATCATTTTAAACTATAGCCGCCGCGATTTTTACCTGGTGCCCAATAAACACTATGCCGAGCCGTTTGATTATTCGTACAGCGGTATTGAGCTTTATGATATCAACGGCGAAGTAGTGATTGGCGATGTGGCTAAAGGCTCTCCGGCAGAAGCTGCGGGACTCCATGAGGGTGATATAGTTGTAGCCATTGATAAAAGCTTTAACCAAAGCCTGGGTCAAATGAAAATAGCCCTGCAACAGGAAGGTAAGCTCATCCGCATGATCATTCGCCGTGGCGCTGAACTCATCCAAAAGGATTTCAAGATCAAAAGCATGAAGCATTGA
- a CDS encoding OmpA/MotB family protein, with amino-acid sequence MKPSNFLILITVSAFCFTSCVSSKRYKESLAREQQLTDQVGQLNNNVTDLNKRLSDAQAENNRLIGQIDASGKNAAELSRLANMTQQQLQEEQQRLRQMHQLMDQQRQAIENLKTKMTNALVNFKPEELTVSVKNGKVYVSLQESLLFPSGSAAVNPRGKEALGKLAQALNTNPDINVLIEGHTDSIPIKGRYEDNWALSTARSTAIVRLLTSTYGVDPTRVTASGRSKYEPVDSNETPEGRAHNRRTEIILAPKLDELMRLLEQTPTTSPTSATPTTGTH; translated from the coding sequence ATGAAACCGTCAAACTTTCTAATACTCATCACTGTTAGTGCTTTCTGTTTTACGTCCTGTGTATCATCTAAACGTTATAAAGAATCACTGGCCAGAGAGCAGCAGTTAACTGATCAAGTAGGCCAACTGAACAACAATGTAACAGACTTGAATAAGCGCTTATCGGATGCGCAAGCGGAAAACAACCGGCTGATTGGCCAGATCGACGCATCAGGTAAGAATGCAGCAGAACTAAGCCGCCTGGCCAATATGACGCAGCAACAATTGCAGGAAGAACAACAGCGCTTAAGACAAATGCATCAGCTTATGGATCAACAGCGTCAAGCCATTGAGAACCTGAAAACAAAAATGACCAATGCACTGGTCAACTTCAAACCCGAAGAGCTAACCGTATCTGTAAAAAATGGTAAAGTGTATGTGAGCTTGCAGGAGAGCTTGCTGTTCCCATCTGGTAGTGCTGCGGTTAACCCTAGGGGTAAGGAAGCACTCGGCAAGCTGGCACAAGCGCTAAACACCAACCCCGATATTAATGTACTGATTGAAGGACACACTGATTCTATTCCTATTAAAGGACGTTATGAAGACAACTGGGCACTGAGTACAGCGCGTTCTACCGCTATCGTGCGGCTGCTTACCAGCACCTATGGTGTAGATCCCACTCGTGTTACAGCCAGTGGACGCAGCAAGTATGAACCGGTAGACAGCAATGAAACACCAGAAGGACGAGCGCATAACCGACGTACTGAAATCATCTTAGCACCTAAACTAGACGAGCTGATGCGGCTGCTGGAACAGACACCCACAACCAGCCCAACGAGTGCTACTCCAACAACAGGAACACATTAA
- the mqnC gene encoding cyclic dehypoxanthinyl futalosine synthase yields the protein MQLQDLYDKALNFAFLSIEEGMYLFENAPLTELMLVADELRKKQVPHGKVTWQIDRNVNTTNVCIANCKFCNFYRIPGHPEAYITDMPTYRKKIQETIKYGGDQLLLQGGHHPELGLDFYTNTFRLIKQEFPTIKLHALGPPEVAHICKLEKMSHHDVLKALKEAGMDSLPGAGAEILIDRVRRLISKGKCGSDEWLAIMHEAHKLNITTSATMMFGHVETIQERFEHLVKIRDVQALKPEGAKGFLAFIPWTFQDVDTLLTRIRGVHNLTTPEEYIRMIAISRIMLPNIKNIQASWLTVGKQTAQICLHSGANDFGSIMIEENVVSAAGAPHRFTYKTIQDAIREAGFEPQLRNQQYEWREIPVAIEEQVVNY from the coding sequence ATGCAATTACAAGATTTGTATGATAAGGCACTCAACTTTGCCTTTCTGAGTATAGAAGAAGGAATGTATCTCTTTGAGAACGCCCCGCTGACGGAACTGATGTTAGTAGCCGACGAGCTGCGTAAAAAGCAGGTTCCCCACGGTAAAGTGACCTGGCAGATTGACCGTAACGTGAACACCACCAACGTATGTATTGCCAACTGTAAGTTCTGTAACTTCTACCGGATACCGGGCCACCCGGAGGCGTATATCACCGATATGCCTACTTACCGGAAGAAGATTCAGGAAACCATCAAGTATGGCGGCGATCAGCTACTGTTACAAGGCGGGCACCATCCAGAGCTGGGATTGGATTTTTATACCAATACCTTCCGACTGATCAAACAGGAGTTTCCAACCATTAAGTTACACGCCCTGGGACCACCTGAGGTGGCGCATATCTGTAAGCTGGAGAAGATGAGTCACCACGATGTGTTGAAGGCGCTGAAAGAAGCAGGTATGGATTCGCTGCCCGGAGCTGGTGCTGAAATATTGATAGATCGTGTGCGCCGCCTGATTTCCAAAGGCAAATGCGGATCTGATGAATGGCTGGCCATTATGCACGAAGCGCATAAATTAAATATCACTACATCGGCTACCATGATGTTTGGTCACGTGGAGACCATACAGGAGCGTTTTGAGCACCTGGTTAAAATACGTGATGTACAAGCGCTGAAACCAGAAGGAGCGAAGGGCTTCTTGGCCTTTATCCCTTGGACATTCCAGGATGTGGATACCTTACTGACGCGTATCCGCGGTGTGCATAACCTGACAACTCCAGAAGAGTACATCCGTATGATTGCCATCAGCCGCATTATGCTGCCGAATATCAAGAATATCCAGGCTTCCTGGTTAACAGTTGGAAAGCAAACCGCTCAGATCTGTTTGCACAGCGGTGCCAATGACTTTGGCTCCATCATGATTGAAGAGAACGTGGTAAGTGCCGCCGGTGCTCCACACCGCTTTACGTACAAGACTATACAGGATGCCATTCGTGAGGCTGGCTTTGAACCACAACTGCGTAACCAGCAGTATGAGTGGCGCGAGATACCTGTTGCTATTGAAGAGCAGGTGGTGAATTATTAG
- a CDS encoding DoxX family protein: protein MKKFLFNTSNTWSPFFLRIILGLVFFAHGAQKLMGWFGGYGFKGTMAYFTDTVCLPWIIGFTVIIIECFGSLALILGLATRVWSLAFIFLNIGIIATVHYQHFFMNWFGNQKIEGYEYFLLAISMALSLVFTGAGRLSLDQKLSLQPAATGSTN, encoded by the coding sequence ATGAAAAAGTTTCTCTTCAATACATCCAATACATGGTCTCCCTTCTTTCTTCGTATCATACTAGGTCTTGTTTTCTTTGCGCATGGTGCACAAAAATTAATGGGCTGGTTTGGCGGCTATGGCTTTAAAGGCACGATGGCGTATTTCACAGATACGGTTTGTCTTCCCTGGATCATTGGCTTTACGGTTATCATCATCGAATGCTTTGGCTCCCTGGCGCTAATTCTGGGCTTGGCCACCCGTGTTTGGAGCTTAGCTTTTATATTCCTCAATATTGGCATTATTGCTACCGTACATTATCAGCATTTCTTCATGAATTGGTTTGGCAACCAGAAGATAGAAGGATATGAGTACTTTTTATTGGCCATTAGCATGGCCTTATCCCTTGTCTTTACTGGTGCAGGCAGGCTTTCTCTGGATCAAAAGCTTTCCCTGCAGCCAGCAGCAACAGGTTCAACAAATTAA
- a CDS encoding Crp/Fnr family transcriptional regulator, with product MWKLLFDNLAAKGVVLNAEETEILQSLFSYKKYRKHQYLLQQGDVCRYESFVIKGIARIYEVDDKGQEHILQFTPEDWWTGDMYSFLSNTPSNYNVDCLEETEVLRITRSDLDLLYEKVPKMNIYFRILYQNSIIAYNRRLGSTLSKPALERYQEFIDRYPFIEQRVPNHQIASFLGITPQSLSRLRKQSMPAKKS from the coding sequence ATGTGGAAACTTCTGTTTGACAACCTGGCTGCAAAGGGAGTAGTTCTTAATGCAGAGGAAACAGAAATATTACAGTCTCTATTCTCGTATAAAAAATATAGAAAGCACCAATACTTATTGCAGCAGGGTGATGTTTGTCGCTACGAGTCTTTTGTAATAAAAGGCATTGCTCGTATCTACGAAGTAGATGATAAAGGCCAGGAACATATTCTGCAATTTACTCCTGAAGACTGGTGGACAGGTGACATGTATAGTTTTCTCTCCAACACACCTTCTAATTATAATGTGGACTGCTTAGAAGAAACGGAAGTACTTCGGATCACTAGGTCTGACTTAGACCTGTTATATGAAAAGGTGCCGAAAATGAATATTTATTTTCGGATCCTGTACCAGAACTCCATTATAGCTTACAACCGCAGATTAGGATCCACGTTGAGCAAGCCTGCCTTAGAGCGCTATCAAGAGTTTATTGATCGCTATCCATTCATTGAGCAGCGGGTACCCAATCACCAGATTGCTTCTTTCCTGGGCATTACACCACAAAGCCTGAGTCGGCTACGCAAACAATCCATGCCGGCCAAGAAAAGTTAA
- the nagA gene encoding N-acetylglucosamine-6-phosphate deacetylase, whose protein sequence is MAMQYYTADRVFTGEEWLENMVIQTIDGRIQSLLPADSVDPAAVQRFDHGSIIPAFLDIQLYGAHGRLLAVYPDPETLFETVDYCLKGGAVLCLPTVATNSKEVFFKCIDAVRAYWQEGGPGVWGLHLEGPWLNPVKRGAHVEAFIHPPTVEEVKEILEYGNGIVKMITLAPEVCSDEVIQLIQSYGITISAGHSNATFAQATAAFDKGVHAVTHLYNAMSALQHREPGLVGATFLHPQAKASIIPDGHHASFEAIRIAKQLMGDRLFTITDAVTETTEGYYQHEKVGDKYECNGTLSGSALTQHQSMLNLVNKVGIELGEAIRMCSLYPAQVIGADEIYGKIAPGYTAQFLVLNNDLTLSQVIL, encoded by the coding sequence ATGGCAATGCAATACTATACAGCAGACCGGGTATTTACAGGAGAAGAATGGTTAGAAAATATGGTGATCCAAACAATTGATGGACGTATTCAGTCCCTCTTGCCGGCCGACAGTGTGGACCCTGCCGCTGTACAGCGTTTTGACCATGGTAGTATTATCCCTGCTTTTCTGGATATCCAATTATATGGCGCACATGGTCGATTGCTGGCAGTGTATCCCGATCCGGAAACGCTTTTTGAAACAGTGGACTATTGCCTAAAAGGAGGCGCAGTGTTGTGTTTGCCTACTGTGGCTACTAACAGCAAAGAGGTGTTTTTTAAATGTATTGATGCTGTACGCGCCTACTGGCAGGAAGGCGGCCCTGGCGTGTGGGGGCTTCACCTGGAAGGCCCCTGGCTTAACCCCGTTAAACGCGGCGCCCATGTAGAAGCCTTTATTCACCCTCCCACAGTAGAGGAGGTAAAAGAAATATTAGAGTATGGAAACGGTATTGTGAAGATGATCACCCTGGCACCAGAGGTTTGTAGTGATGAAGTAATCCAGCTGATCCAATCGTATGGCATTACCATTTCAGCCGGACACAGCAATGCCACATTTGCACAAGCCACTGCCGCCTTTGATAAAGGTGTTCATGCCGTTACTCACCTCTACAATGCCATGAGTGCACTACAGCACCGTGAACCTGGATTGGTGGGCGCTACCTTTTTACACCCTCAGGCAAAGGCCAGTATTATTCCCGATGGGCACCATGCCAGCTTTGAAGCCATCCGCATTGCCAAACAGTTGATGGGCGATCGCCTGTTTACTATTACCGATGCGGTAACAGAAACTACAGAAGGTTATTACCAGCATGAGAAGGTAGGCGATAAATACGAGTGCAATGGCACACTAAGTGGGTCTGCCCTCACCCAACATCAATCCATGTTAAACCTGGTTAACAAAGTAGGCATAGAGCTGGGTGAAGCCATTCGGATGTGTAGCTTGTATCCTGCCCAGGTAATTGGCGCCGATGAGATTTATGGGAAAATTGCGCCGGGTTATACAGCGCAATTTTTAGTATTGAATAATGACTTAACCTTGAGCCAGGTTATTTTGTAA